The following proteins come from a genomic window of Pseudomonas hygromyciniae:
- a CDS encoding TonB-dependent receptor family protein, with protein sequence MRLRQPLLVLSPRSLGLAVALTFSHLAQAQEALQLAPLQVTSTELSEGEAAQAQLKQVPGGTNYVDMASVGQGRVSSNEDVLKYQAGIYAKAANNEGVKISIRGSGINRGPGSHASGLYETIDGLPLTGPGGTPYELKDPLWLSRVEVLRGANGFDRGALALGGAVNYVTRTGYDAPKLRVRYEAGSHGYAQREISSGQVLGDADYYISLTDVEYDGFQQQSAGSGKGVAANFGYRFNPDLETRFYFRYRETANDSPGKLTRQQIEHGPRAANAVNLARDSKRLQPGSTWIANKTTLQLDDNARIEAGLVYHDYPMDLREGTNRLKVAYTDISGTLNYIRQDTLLGRDSKTTVGLRTTQGMPNNGVSEYVRVPAGTTATFAPGTKTRDYSYLGSDTVLHVSNDLELLPDLWLTTGLAAIYTRRETEVTYPETHAPLSTHDWDYAPRVGLRYDFNPQLQVYGNLSRSVEPPHAWSMIWGSNKFFAKDSGRPEAGLTREGVELQNQTATTLEVGGRGEAWFGQWDLALYHSLVRHELLSVETQAATPNTSQVVAESNASPTIHQGLELSLTSPLWDGGNAGRLALRQAYTYSNFHYRDDPRFGDNTLPGIPKHYYQAQVRYSHPSGFFSSLNGEYSSRVAVDYANSYYASAYGLLGATVGYDAPKQDWQAWIDLRNLTNQRYANTVTPGYDDHGNDMARSTPGDGMGVYAGVSWSLR encoded by the coding sequence ATGCGCCTGCGACAACCTTTGCTTGTTCTTTCCCCGCGCTCGCTCGGCTTGGCGGTTGCCCTGACATTTAGCCACCTGGCACAGGCCCAGGAGGCGCTGCAGTTGGCGCCGCTGCAAGTCACCAGCACAGAACTGAGCGAAGGCGAAGCGGCCCAGGCGCAACTCAAGCAGGTGCCCGGTGGGACCAACTACGTTGATATGGCGAGCGTCGGGCAGGGCCGGGTCAGCAGCAATGAAGATGTGCTCAAGTACCAGGCCGGCATCTACGCTAAGGCTGCGAACAACGAAGGGGTGAAAATCTCCATTCGCGGCTCGGGCATCAACCGGGGTCCCGGCAGTCATGCGTCCGGCCTGTATGAAACCATCGACGGCCTGCCACTTACCGGCCCCGGCGGTACGCCTTACGAACTCAAGGATCCGTTGTGGCTTAGCCGGGTTGAAGTGCTGCGCGGCGCCAACGGGTTTGATCGGGGCGCCTTGGCCCTGGGCGGGGCGGTCAACTATGTGACCCGCACGGGCTACGATGCCCCCAAGTTGCGCGTGCGCTATGAGGCCGGCAGCCATGGTTATGCCCAGCGGGAAATCAGTTCGGGGCAAGTGCTGGGCGATGCCGACTATTACATCAGCCTGACCGATGTCGAGTACGACGGCTTCCAGCAACAGAGCGCCGGCAGTGGCAAGGGTGTGGCGGCCAACTTCGGTTACCGGTTCAACCCGGACCTGGAAACGCGCTTCTATTTCCGCTACCGCGAAACTGCCAACGACAGCCCCGGCAAACTCACGCGCCAGCAGATCGAACACGGCCCGCGCGCGGCCAACGCCGTCAACCTGGCGCGCGACTCCAAGCGCTTGCAGCCGGGCTCGACGTGGATCGCCAACAAGACCACCCTGCAGTTGGACGATAACGCGCGCATCGAAGCGGGCCTGGTGTATCACGATTACCCGATGGACCTGCGCGAGGGCACCAACCGGTTGAAAGTGGCGTACACCGACATCAGCGGCACCTTGAACTACATCCGCCAGGACACGCTGCTGGGGCGCGACAGCAAGACCACGGTCGGCCTGCGCACTACCCAGGGGATGCCCAATAACGGCGTGTCGGAATACGTGCGCGTGCCCGCCGGCACCACGGCCACATTCGCTCCGGGTACCAAGACCCGTGACTACAGCTACCTGGGGTCGGATACGGTGTTGCATGTGAGCAACGACCTGGAACTGCTGCCCGACCTGTGGCTGACCACCGGGCTGGCAGCGATCTACACCCGCCGCGAAACCGAAGTCACTTACCCCGAGACCCATGCCCCCTTGAGCACCCACGACTGGGACTATGCGCCGCGCGTGGGGCTGCGCTATGACTTCAATCCGCAGTTGCAGGTGTATGGCAACCTGAGCCGCTCGGTGGAGCCGCCGCATGCCTGGTCGATGATCTGGGGTTCCAACAAGTTCTTCGCGAAAGACTCGGGCAGGCCGGAGGCGGGCTTGACCCGCGAAGGCGTGGAGCTGCAAAACCAGACCGCCACCACCCTGGAAGTGGGCGGGCGCGGCGAAGCCTGGTTTGGCCAGTGGGACCTGGCGTTGTACCACTCGCTGGTGCGCCATGAACTGCTCAGTGTCGAGACCCAGGCAGCTACGCCCAACACCTCGCAGGTGGTCGCTGAATCCAACGCCAGCCCGACCATCCACCAAGGCCTGGAACTGAGCCTCACCAGCCCGCTGTGGGACGGTGGCAATGCAGGCCGCCTGGCCCTGCGCCAGGCCTACACCTACAGCAACTTCCACTACCGCGACGACCCGCGTTTTGGTGACAACACGCTGCCCGGCATCCCCAAGCACTATTACCAGGCGCAGGTGCGCTACAGCCATCCCAGCGGCTTTTTCAGCAGCCTCAATGGCGAGTACTCCTCGCGGGTGGCGGTGGACTATGCCAACTCCTACTACGCATCAGCCTATGGCTTGTTGGGCGCCACCGTCGGCTATGACGCGCCGAAACAGGACTGGCAAGCCTGGATCGACCTGCGCAACCTGACCAACCAGCGCTACGCCAATACCGTGACACCGGGTTATGACGACCATGGCAAC